The Alcaligenes faecalis sequence GACGGCGGCTTGAATGCCTTTATCAATGCCTGTGCGCACCGGGGCGCCATGCTGTGTCGCCGTAAACATGGCAATAAGGGCAGCTTTACCTGTCCTTTTCATGGTTGGACCTTCAATAACGCCGGCAAGCTGCTCAAGGTCAAGGATGAGAAGAACACCCAGTATCCCGAGCAGTTCAATACCGAAGGCTCGCACGACTTGAAGCGTGTCGCGCGCTTTGAGAACTATCGCGGCTTTCTGTTTGGCAGTTTGAATCCGGATGTGGTGTCTCTGGACGAATATCTGGGTGAAACCAAGGTCATCATCGACCAGATCGTGGATCAAGCCCCTGAAGGCCTGGAAGTGCTGCGCGGCAATTCTTCCTATATTTACGACGGCAACTGGAAGCTGCAGATTGAAAACGGCGCCGACGGCTACCACGTCAGCAGCGTGCACTGGAATTATTCCGCCACGATGGGTCGTCGCAAAGAGGGCGGCACGCAAGCGGTGGATGCGAACGGCTGGAGCAAAAGTCTGGGCGGTGTGTATGGCTTTGATTATGGCCATATATTGCTCTGGACCAAGACCATGAATCCAACCGTGCGCCCGGTCTATGAGCACCGCGAGGAGCTGAAGCAGCGTCTGGGCGAGGAACGTGCCGAGTTCATCGTGAATCAGACCCGCAACCTGTGTCTGTACCCGAACGTGTATCTGATGGACCAGTTCTCTACCCAGATTCGGGTAACGCGTCCTATCAGCGTGGACAAGACGGAAGTCTCGATTTACTGCTTTGGCCCCAAGGGTGAAAGCGCCGAGCAGCGTGCCATCCGTATCCGTCAGTACGAAGATTTTTTCAATGTGTCTGGCATGGGAACGGCAGACGATCTGGAGGAGTTCCGTGCCTGTCAGGAAGGCTATGCCGGTATGGCTGCCCCCTGGAATGACTTGAGCCGAGGCGCCCCCCTGTGGGTGCAAGGCCCGGACGAGAACGCTACTGCCATGGGCATGAAGCCCTTGATCAGTGGCGGGCGTAGTGAAGATGAAGGCTTGTTTGTCTGCCAGCACGAGTACTGGGCCAAGACCATGAGCCAGGCACTGAAAGCAGAAAACGGGGAGGCCTAAGCCATGCACGCAACGTATCACTCGATTTGCGCTTTCCTCTATCGCGAAGCCCGTTTGCTGGACGATCGTCAGTGGGATGAATGGCTGGAATGCTATAGCCCCAACGCCCAATACTGGATGCCTTGCTGGGACGATGATGATCAACTGACCGAAGATCCGCACAGCGAGATCTCCTTGATCTTTTATCCCAATCGTAACGGTCTGGAAGATCGGGTGTTTCGCATCAAGACCGAGCGTTCTGGTGCTTCTACGCCGGAGCCGCGTACTGCTCATATGCTCAGCAATATTGAGATTCTGGCCGAGCGCGAGGGACAGGTGGACGTCCGCTATAACTTTTTGACGATGAACCATCGCTACCGGGTGACGGATCAGTTCTTCGGCACCATTTATCTGACTTTGTCGTCTCAGGAACAGGGCTGGTTGATCGAGCAAAAAAAGGTAGTGCTCAAGAACGACTATATCCGTCAAGTGATTGATGTGTATCACATTTAAAGCCGGGGGTTAGTCGTGAACAGCTATCGTATTGCGCTGAATTTTGAGGACGGTGTCACCCGTTTCGTGGACTGTGGGGAACACGAAAAAGTGCTGGATGCCGCGTATCGCCATCAGATCAATCTGCCTATGGATTGCTCGGACGGGGTGTGCGGCACTTGTAAATGTCAGGCCGAAAGTGGTCAGTATGAGCAGGGCGATGACTATATCGAGGATGCCCTGACGCAAGAGGAAGCGGACAAGGGTTTGGTTCTGACCTGCCAGATGATTCCCAAGTCGGACTGCGTGATTGCTGTGCCGATTTCATCGGGTGTGTGCAAGACCGCCGTGGCTAAGTGGCAGGGGCAGGTATCGGAATGCCGTCAGTATGAGGATGCGGCTTACGAACTGAAGATTGATGCGGCCGATGAGGCCTTGCCTTTCCTGCCTGGGCAGTACGTGAATATCACGGTGCCCGGCGGGCAGGCGCATCGCTCCTATTCCTTCAGCTCTGCGCCGGGAGGGCCGCGTTTGAGTTTCCTGATCAAGCAAGTGCCGGGCGGCCTGATGAGTTCCTGGCTGGCGGCGCAGCCGCTAGGTCAGCAGGTGGAAATGACCGGACCTTTGGGCGGTTTTTATCTGCGTCAGGTAACGCGCCCCTTGCTGTTCCTGGCCGGTGGCACAGGCTTGGCGCCGTTCTTGTCCATGTTGGAAGTCCTGGTCCAGCAAGGCTGTACGCAAGCTGTGCATCTGGTTTATGGCGTCACGCGTGATCAGGACTTGGTGATGTTGGCTGAGCTGGATTCCTATACCCAGCGTTTGCCCGGATTCAGCTACACCACCTGCGTGGTCGATCCAGAATCCCGCCACGAACGCAAAGGCTACGTCACCCAGCACCTGGATCCGGCGCATTGGCATGAGGGGCAGGTGGATGTGTACCTGTGCGGGCCACCCCCCATGGTGGATGCGGTCAGCCAGTTCATTGATGCGCAAGCCCATGCCCCCATGAATTTCTATTACGAAAAATTCATCACCAGCCAATAAATGCATTCAAGCAGCGCCCCCTTGGCGGGGCGTACTGTGCTGGATGACTCTTACAAGGAAAGATCATGACTGCGCCTGTGCGTTTTCATCAAAAAGTGGCCATTGTTACGGGCGCAGCCCAAGGCATTGGTCGTCGTGTTGCCGAGCGTTTGCAGGCCGAAGGGGCTTGGGTGCTGGCCGTAGACCGTTCGGAACTGGTGCGGGAACTGGCCGACGAGGCGGTCTTGACGCTGGAAGTGGATCTGGAAACCGTTGAAGGTGCGCAGGCCGCAGCCCAGGCGGCGCTGGATAAGTGGGGGCGTATTGATGTTTTGATCAATAACGTCGGGGGCACGATCTGGACGCGTCCTTACGAACATTACACGCCGACGCAGATCGAGGCCGAGATACGCCGCTCCCTGTTTCCAACCCTGTGGTCCTGTCATGCCGTGTTGCCCAGCATGCAAAAGCAGGGGAGCGGGGCCATTGTGAATGTGTCCTCGATTGCCACTCGCAGCATCAACCGCGTGCCTTATGCCGCGGCCAAAGGGGGCGTCAATGCCTTGACCGCCTCTTTGGCTTTCGAGAATGCCCAGCGCGGCATTCGGGTCAATGCTGTTTCACCCGGCGGGACCGAGGCACCGCCACGGCGCATTCCTCGCAATACCCAGAACCAGGAAGATCCCCAGGAAGCGATCTGGTATCAGCAGATTGTGGATCAGACCGTGTCCAGCAGTTTGATGAAGCGCTACGGCAGCCTGGATGAACAGGCCGCCAGCATTTTGTTTTTGGCCTCGGACGAGGCGTCCTATATCACCGGCACTGTCTTGCCAGTAGGAGGCGGCGACCAGGGCTGATCAAGCGATGCGCGCGGCTGGTAGAGCGAAGGGCATCAAGACAAAAAAACTCCATTTGGGGGAGACAAATCATGAACACACGAGAAGTTAATGAAGTGATTGAGCAGGCGCGCTTCGGGCGCTTTCACTGGATGGTGATGAGCCTGTGCGCCTTGTTGCTGATATTCGATGGCTATGACCTGTTCATTTACGGCGTGGTCTTGCCGGTGCTGATGGACGAGTGGAATTTGACGCCGGTGCAAGCCGGGGCTTTGGGCAGCTACGCCTTGTTTGGCATGATGTTTGGTGCATTTGTATTCGGGCCGCTGGCAGACAAGATTGGCCGCAAAAAAGGCGTGACGATCTGCTTTGCCTTGTTCAGTCTGGCTACATTCTTGAATGGTTTTGCGAGTTCACCGACCGAGTTTGGTGTGTATCGCTTTCTGGCTGGCCTGGGCTGTGGCGGCTTGATGCCCAATGCCGTAGCCTTGATGAATGAGTATTCGCCTAAACGTTCGCGCAGTACCTTGGTGGCGATCATGTTCAGTGGCTATTCATTGGGCGGCCTGTTGTCGGCGGCGATCGGTATCTACATGCTGCCGCGTTTTGGCTGGCAGTCCATGTTTTTCTGTGCGGCCATTCCGTTGTTGCTGCTGCCTTTCATTGTCTGGAAGCTGCCAGAATCGTTGGCGTTTCTGATGCGTCAGGGGCAAGAGGAAAAAGCACGGCGTATTGTTCAGGCTCTGGCCCCTGAAATGGGCGTGTCTCAAGATACCGTTTTGACTTTGAATGAACAGAAACAGACGGGCGTGCCCATGCTGGATCTGGTCAAGGAAGGGCGCTTGCTGGGCACCTTGATGATCTGGGTGGCGTTTTTCTGCTGCCTCTTGATGGTCTATGCCCTCGGTTCCTGGTTGCCTAAACTGATGGCCAATGCGGGCTATAGCCTGGGTTCCAGCCTGTCCTTTTTGGTGGCCTTGAACCTGGGCGGCATGTTTGGTGCGATTCTGGGTGGTTGGCTGGGAGACCGTTTCAGCTTGCCTAAAGTGGTCGCCTGGTTCTTTTTGGTGTCGGCGGTGTCCATTACCTTGCTGGGTTTCAAGAGCCCGACGCTGGTGCTGTACGTGTTGATCGTGATTGCCGGTGCCACCACCATTGGCACGCAGATCCTGCTGTACGCCAATACGGCGCAGTTCTATCCCTTGTCCATGCGTTCTTCGGGCCTGGGTTGGGCGTCAGGAGTAGGGCGAATCGGTGCCATTGCCGGGCCTTTCCTGGGCGGTACCTTGATGGCGGCGAAGTTGCCCTTGCAGATGAATTTCATGGCCTTTGCCGTACCGGGACTTATCGCCATGCTCGCGTTTCTGGTGTTTCTGGCATCCTCGCGTTCATCACCTAAAGTGGCTTTCAATGCTGTGGTAGGTTGAAAGCACCAGGGCAGGTGGAGAAATGGTCATGCCAAGTTCTCAACGGGCTTGAGTCGTGCCAACAGGCTCCAGATCGTTATACTTGTTCTTTCCGGCAGCTTCCTGATTGTGGGGCTGCCAGAAGCAAGGTTCATCTACACCGTTTTCAATCGACGCATGCCAGCCTTTCAAATTGAATGGCTGGCATTGTCTATGGAGCTAGCCAGAATCATGACCGCCAGCAGTTTTTTGTTATTTTTACCCGCCTGTTTTGCTCTGAATATGGCCTTCGGCCCCAACAACCTGCTGTCCATGACGGTAGGGGCCAAGCAAGGCGTGTCGACTGCCCTGGTGGCGGCCATGGGGCGTCTGGTCGCTTTTGCCATCATGATTGTGGTGGCGGCCTTGGGAATGGGAACCTTGTTGATGGTCTCGGAAACGGCCTTTACCGTGGTCAAGCTCGCGGGGGCGGCGTATCTGATCTGGCTGGGCATCAAGGTACTGCGTGCCAGTGGTAAAACGTCAGCAGAGCAGACTGAGGTGAGCAAAAAAGATATCTGGGGCCTGGTGCGTCAGGAGTTCTTCGTGGCGATTGGTAATCCTAAGGCCATTCTGATTTTCACCGCCTTCTTCCCGCAATTTGTGGATATGAATAACTATTGGGCCAGCTTCATGACACAGGGTGTGATTTTCCTGCTGCTGGAAGTGATCGCGATTGCGGCGTATGCCTATGTGGGGACCAGGCTGTCCGGCGTGATGCAAAATGCGCGTGGTCTGCGCTGGGTGAACCGCATTAGCGGCAGCATGATGATAGGTTTTGGTGTGATCCTGGCCATGGCGCGACGTTCCTGATGTGATAGGCCCGCCTAGGTCTGTGAAAAAGAGCTCTCCTTGCGAGAGCTTTTTTATGTCTGTCATCCGCTTGGCAAGGCCAAGCCTCATGTTTTTATGGGTGTTTTTTTTAGTTCAATACAAAAAGCTTGAAAACTCCCATGTTGTTGTGGGAAGTGCCCGTTTTGTTTGTGTTTCTATTTGTACAGGGTAAACACTGAATATGTTGTTTAATCCTTGAAGTTTGTAATTTTTTTGCTAGGATGAAAACTCGTCCTAGGCTTTTTTATTACATAAATAGCAGGAGGCTTGGATATGAATGATATGCCCATGAACTGGCCCAGTGATTTCCCGAGTAAACACGATTCAATATAAGATTTCCAAGAAAAACGGAGACCATTAACCAGCCAAGCCGCCCTATGGGCGGCTTTTTCATTGGTGTTTAAGTGTTCTGGTTTTTGTAGTGATGTATTTTAAGGTTCACCCTGTCGTTTATTGATAATATTTCAATGCTGAATCGCCTATGACAGGGAATCCCCACTGGGCTATCTTAAATTATGATTTATTGCGCTTGGTGGCTTGAAACAATACGGAGCAGAAAAAGAATGACGGGCGTCAAGACCTTGTTTGTTTTATGTTTTCCCCTGCTTCTTGGCGCTTGCTCCAGTATCGCCGTTACTTATCATAGCGACCCCGAAGGAGCCACTGTCGTTTGCAATGGCAACGTCTATGGTGAGACCCCACTGACCATTCGCTATGCGCTTAGCGATGACGATAAGCGCATAGGAGTTCTTTATACGGACTCTTGTTATGCGCAGTGGCTCAGTGGATACCGGGTTTCGTATAGCAATCGGGTGCACCTTCCCCGGATTCCGGTTTTTGGCTATCAAATGGCCAAACGTCCTTTGGGAGACGGTTATGCACAGGACGCGGATTACGGTTTGCGGGTGCAGACCTTGCGGCAACTGCGCGCGCAACAAGAAGAAAACCGTAGATTGATGCAAGAGCAACTTCGAGAGCAGCGTAAAACCAATTGCCTGCTGCAGGGGAAATCAAAATGCTAGTGCTCCTTCAAGCAGCCAGCCCTGACCGCCCAAAGGATGTTTTTACGTAACCAGCTTTAATCGACGATGTAGAGCTTGGCGCCCGTCTGGGTGGAGGAACGATGCGGCTCGGCATTGTCAGCCACATGGTAGGACTGCCCTGGCTCCAGGGTGAAGCAGCGTCCGTCTTTCAGTTCAGTATCAAGTTTGCCTTCCAGGCACAGCAACATATGGCCCTTTACGCACCAGTGGTCGGCCAGATAACCGGGGCTGTATTCCACCATGCGTACGCGAATGGGGCCAAATTGCTGGGTGCGCCACAAGGCCATGCCTGTTTCGCCTTTGTGTTCAGTGGGCGTAATGTCAGACCAGTTGACGGTGCAAAAGGGTAGGTTCTGAATATCCATGCTTTTGTGGCTCGTTTGAAGGGGGGCTGTTTATAGTAGGCCTGTTTGCGGCGTTTGATTTGCCGCCTTATCAATTTTTCCTGATACAGGCGATTTCAATTTAGAAATTTGCTGATGTCACAAACGCAGCCAGATCAGTAATACTCGCGCTCAACAAGGGTTCGTCATGGCACTTGTAATGACAAAAGGGGAAGCGCATGAGTCTGTCTCAATCATTATTATCTGCACGCCATCATCGATGCTGGAGCGTGTTGGCCGCTGCCTTGTTGCTATCGGCTTGCAGCAGTGTGCCTCAACAATCGGTACAGCGCCAGGCGGTCTTGGCGACTGTCCCACAAACGGCCTCGACCTTGGGTACGCAATGGGGAGAAGGGCGTGAGTCTCGAGTCTATTCCGTCCAGGCCCAGCCCATCGAGCCACAGCGCGATGAGCTGCAATTGACCTATTCCGATGAGCGTAGTATTTATCAGGCTTTGGGCCGAAACCTGGATGCCCAGCGCAGCATCTTGCTGGATCAAGGTAAAGTGGAATTGTCTGTGCATGATGGACGTGACGTGCCTTTGACGATTTACAGCAGCATCGGGCAGAAAAACTATCAGTTGGCGGGCAAAGCAGGCGAGCGGTACGTCCTGGTCTATACCAATCGCAGCTCCAGGCCTTATGAGATCGTCACCACGGTAGATGGCCTGGATGTCTTGTCGGGCAAACCGGGCAGCCGCAGTCATAACGGCTATCTCTTGCAGGCTGGCGCTGTCTTGCGTATTGAAGGCTTTCGTAAAAGTGCTGATGAAGTGGCGGCTTTCCGTTTTTCTCCTAAAGATAGGTCCTATGCCGCGAATACCTTGGCGGGCGACGCGCGCAATATTGGGGTGATCGGTACGGTGCTGTATGAAGTGCGCCCGGTGACGTCTGCCCAACCCGCCGTGCGGTCGCCCAATCCTTTTCCTGCCGATAAGGGCAATGGGCACTATGCCCCTGCACCGCGTTACTAAAGCTTGATCGTGTCTTTTCGTTGACTTTTACGTGCATAGCTTTCATCGCCGTTCAGCTTGAACAGCACTGAGAAAGGCTGCGGGGTGGTCAAACATCCGCTTTAGCGGATCTGTCACTAAGGCTGGGCTAAAATCGCTTTTTCAGTTGTGTTCTTGGAGAAGGTATCGATATGAGTGGCTCCTTTACTTTTATGGTGGTATTGGCGTTTTTGGCCGTGATCGTGGTGATGGCGGGGGTCAAAGTTGTGCCCCAGGGTCAGCAATGGACAGTTGAGCGATTTGGTCGCTACACCCGCACCTTGACACCAGGCTTGTCCTTGCTGGTGCCTTTTATGGATCGCGTGGGCCGCAAGCTCAAAATGATGGAGTCTGTGCTGGATGTGCCTTCGCAAAGTGTGATTTCCCGCGACAACGTGGCGGTGACAGCGGATGGCGTCGTGTTTTATCGCATTGACAATGCGGCCCAGGCTGCCTATGAGATTGATCACTTGGAACTGGCCATTGTGAACCTGACGACCACGAACCTGCGTTCGGTTCTGGGTTCGATGGAACTGGACCATATGCTGTCCAACCGCGAAGTCATTAACGATCGTTTGCTGGCGGCAGTGGATGCGGCCACCACACCTTGGGGGGTGAAAGTCACTCGCGTGGAAATCCGTGATTTGAATATGGCGCCTGAGTTGCAGGAAGCCATGAATTTGCAAATGACGGCAGAGCGCCATCGTCGTGCTGCCGTGACCAAGGCCAGTGGCCAGAAAGAAGCGGAAGTGCTGCAGGCTGAAGGCGAAAAGCAAGCAGCCGTATTGCGTGCTGAAGGTGAAAAGCAAGCTGCTATCTTGCGTGCTGAAGCGCGTGAACGTGAAGCCGAAGCTGAGGCCCGCGCCACCCGTGAAGTGTCCGAAGCCATCAAGAGTGGTGACGTTCAGGCCTTGCAGTATTTTGTTGGCTTGAAGTATGTGGAAGCCTTGCGTGAGGTGGGTACAGGCCCGAATAGCAAGTTGGTGCTGATGCCTTTGGAGGCAAGCGGTATTACTGGTGCAGTGGCGGGTGTGACCGAGCTGCTCAAGACCACCGCTAACAAGGCGGGGCAAGGCTAAGCGAACAGCGGGAGGTGCTGATCTTGTCATTCATTTTCGATTCCTTTTGGTATTGGCTGGTGTCTGGTGTCGTGCTGGTCGCCGCCGAGGTCCTTATTTCCGGCGTCTACCTATTATGGCTGGGCCTGGGGGCCTTGACGGTGGGCTTGTTTGCCGCCGTCTGGCCGGATGCTCCCTCCTGGTTGCAATGGCTGATTCTGGCCGTTGCCATGCTGGGCTGGGTGGTGGTCGGTGTGCGCTGGCAGCGGCGCAGTCGGAGCAATCAGCCCGACATTCTGAATACCGGCTTGAGTGCTTATGTTGGTGCTCATGCTCAGGTTAGCGAAGGTTTTGTAAATGGCCGGGGACGTATTCGGCTGAACGATAGTTATTACAGTGCTACTGCGACCCGGAATCTGGAGCAGGGCGCTGCGGTTGTGGTCTTGGCAGTAGAAGGTGCTGAAATGCGTGTTCAAGCTGTTGAGCAAGATAAATAGCAGGGTGTTAGAACGATGATGAACAATCGCTACGGCAAGCTGGCTTCTTTGGTGTATCACCTGGATAAGCCGGTAGGACGCTCTTTCGGGGATGTGGAGTACTACCTGGAGCGTCTGCGAGGAACAAGCGGGCCAATTCTGGAACCCGCAGTAGGCACAGGGCGTATTTTGATTCCCTTGCTGCAAGCGGGGCTGGAGGTCAGCGGCTTCGATCTGTCGCAGGAAATGTTGGATTACTGCCAACGTGAATTGGACCTGCGGTCTTTGAACTCACAGATTCAACTGGCCGGTTTTACGGATTTCACAGCAGATCGTCTTTGGGAGGCGATCGTGGTGCCGGCCGGCTCTTTTCAACTACTGGACTCGTTTGAGCAAGGCATGGCCGCGCTACGCCGTTTTCATGCCAACCTGAAGCCAGGTGGACGGCTGTTGTTGGATCTGGACCCGGTCGCGGCGATTGTCAATGTGCATCCCGGTATGCGGACCTGGTCGGCCCCTCCGCATGGACTGATTACCCTCAATGCCACCGCTCTGGACAAAGATTACTGCGCCCAGGTAAGCCGTGAAATGCATCGCTACGAGTTGTGGGAGCATGGTGTCTTGCTGGAAACCCAGCTGGAACAATTCTCGCTGCGCTGGTGGGGTGTTCAGGAACTGCGCATGGCGCTGGAGCAAGTGGGCTTTGGCGAGATTGTTATCTCCGGCGGGTATCAGTACGGCAAGACACCGCAGGACACTGACGGAATTATTTCGTTTGAAGCGCGCAAGCTGTAAGACTGGGACTGGGACTGGGACTGGGACTGGTGCCAGTAATCGTATTAGTGTGGTGGCCAAGGTGGAAACCGTACGCGATATGAGCAATGGCATAGGTTCATGCGTGGATACTGGTACGGCAACAGCAACAGCAACAGCAACAGCAACAGCAACAGCAACAGCAACAGCAACAGCAATTGCAGGATTGCAAGCTGTTGGACTTGGATCCGGACGACGGATGCTTTCAGCCCTATCTGCTTTTATATTGGTTCTACAACCTGTATTCAGCCCCGCCGCACAAGGGCAAAGCCTGATACAGGATGAACAAGGCTGGGTTTATGTAAATGAAAGGGGCGAAGCAGTTCTGCGCCCCTTTATTTACGACAACGGCCCCGATTATTTTGAAGAGGGTCTGGCTCGTTTCGTCGCCAAAGGGAAGATGGGCTTTCACGATCAATCACTGAAAATCTGGATTCCGGCCCGTTACGATTTTGCCTTTCCTTTTGTGGAGGGCAAAGCCAAGGTTGGTATGAATTGCAAGCTCATTTCACACGGCGAACACCGTTCAGTTCACTGCCAGCACTGGGGAAATATTTCCAATCCTTTGACAGCACCAAAAGATCAGCCCGAAAACTAGTCCGTGCACAGTACACTGCAGTACAGAACTTATCCGGAGAACACGATGAAGAAATGGGGAATCCTGGGACTGGTTGGCGTCTTGTCTGCTTGCGCCAATCAAGCCTCGACACAACCACCCGTGGGTATTGCCAATCCGGCCTCGGCTTATTGCCTGGAGAAGGGCGGGCGTTTGGATATCGTCAACACACCAACAGGGCAAGTGGGCATGTGTACCTTGCCGGATGGCACGGTGATTGAAGAGTGGGAGCTGATGCGCCGTGACCACCCTTCGGCAAAGTCCTGATGTCAGATCATAAAAGCCAGCTATTTGCTGGCTTTTATATTAGCGTTCGATACGGACCTCAAAGTAGGCTTCGGACTCGCCCAGATCACGAAAGCCATCGCTCATGGCGCGCGTGGCGGCGGCAATCCATTTCTTGGCCAGGGCAATGTCTTCCCCGGACAATTCCGTCTCTGCCGTTTCTTCGGCCAGTTGCCACGCTCGATAGGCCTGGACCACGGCCTCCGGGCCTTGCATGACTTTTTCTAAGCTGCGGCGAAAACGCTCCTCAGCCTCGCGGCGGCCGCGTTCGGTGATATCGGAAGGAGCGTCGTGCAAAGTGATGGTATAGGACATGATGCTTCTTTTTGCTGTATGGATAAACAGTAATTTAGCATGTCTTTTTATCTTGAGCCAGATTTTTGTGATGTCTGTGGCATCAACTATGAGTCGGCTTTTTTTTGCACCCCCAAACAGGCTGAAAAGATGCGTGCGCTTGTTCGGCTTTGCACAGCTCGCCCAGCCCTGATTTTCCACCATAGACGATCTACCCGAGCCCGTAGGTATACTGCTTCAAACAGATTTACGCTTTCTTTTTCATGGCCGAGGTTCAGGGTGCAGCTTGTCGTAATTGGCAGTATTACCGTTGATATTGTGGTCTCAGGCATGCCAGCCGAGCTGGCGCGTGGCGACAAGCAGGAAGTGGGTTCGATCGATTTGTACCCCGGAGGTGGTGCGCTGAATGCGACAGCCAGCTTTATGGGGCAAGGCGAGTCGGTTCGGCTGCTGGGGGCGCTGGGTCGAGACGGCCTGGGGGCGCGTTTGCGCTCACAGATCAAGCAGTTGGGAATAGATGTCAGCAGTATGCAGATCTGTCCTGATCAGCTCACCGGTAAAGCCATTGTCCTGGTCGAGCCGTCCGGCAGTGCTTCGGTGCTGGCACGACGTGGGGCAAATGCCTGCCTGCGTGTCCAGGCTCAAGACTTGCAAGCAGACCTGATTTATGTGGCTCCCTTGGCCTTGCAGCCTATGGAAAGTGTGGCGCAGGCCTTGGCGGAAAGAAGGGATACCTCAGCTTGCTTGGTGGTCAATCCCAGTGTGGCGTGTTTGCAGCATCAAGGCCAGGGGTTCAAACAGGTCTACGCACGCGCAGATGTGCTGGGTTTGAATGCGGTGGAGGCGCAAATGCTGGCAGGCGTTCAGGACGCTGATATTCAACTGGAATTATCCATTCAGGAAGCGTACGAGCTGGCTCGACATGTGCAACATCATTCCCGGCAAGCTGTGTTGATTACCTTGGGTGTGCAGGGGGCGGTGCTGGCTTTCAATGGACAGCAGTATGTGCAGCCTGCGAGCAAAGTCATGGTGCGTTCAACAGTTGGGGCCGGGGATGCGTTCCTGTCCAGCTTTGCCTTGGCCTGGAAACGGGGCCTGAAACCGTCAGAGGCCCTGGATTTGGCCAACCAGGCAGCGGCAGCACGGTTGGGACAGTGGGCGGCCAATACGTTTCCGCCTCTGTTCGGGCAAAGCGCGGAGGATATTCTGGCTTTGTGATTACCCAACAAACAACAGAGTAGAACAATCGCAAGGGAGAG is a genomic window containing:
- a CDS encoding class I SAM-dependent methyltransferase; translation: MMNNRYGKLASLVYHLDKPVGRSFGDVEYYLERLRGTSGPILEPAVGTGRILIPLLQAGLEVSGFDLSQEMLDYCQRELDLRSLNSQIQLAGFTDFTADRLWEAIVVPAGSFQLLDSFEQGMAALRRFHANLKPGGRLLLDLDPVAAIVNVHPGMRTWSAPPHGLITLNATALDKDYCAQVSREMHRYELWEHGVLLETQLEQFSLRWWGVQELRMALEQVGFGEIVISGGYQYGKTPQDTDGIISFEARKL
- a CDS encoding WG repeat-containing protein — translated: METVRDMSNGIGSCVDTGTATATATATATATATATATAIAGLQAVGLGSGRRMLSALSAFILVLQPVFSPAAQGQSLIQDEQGWVYVNERGEAVLRPFIYDNGPDYFEEGLARFVAKGKMGFHDQSLKIWIPARYDFAFPFVEGKAKVGMNCKLISHGEHRSVHCQHWGNISNPLTAPKDQPEN
- a CDS encoding DUF333 domain-containing protein, producing the protein MKKWGILGLVGVLSACANQASTQPPVGIANPASAYCLEKGGRLDIVNTPTGQVGMCTLPDGTVIEEWELMRRDHPSAKS
- a CDS encoding carbohydrate kinase family protein, which gives rise to MQLVVIGSITVDIVVSGMPAELARGDKQEVGSIDLYPGGGALNATASFMGQGESVRLLGALGRDGLGARLRSQIKQLGIDVSSMQICPDQLTGKAIVLVEPSGSASVLARRGANACLRVQAQDLQADLIYVAPLALQPMESVAQALAERRDTSACLVVNPSVACLQHQGQGFKQVYARADVLGLNAVEAQMLAGVQDADIQLELSIQEAYELARHVQHHSRQAVLITLGVQGAVLAFNGQQYVQPASKVMVRSTVGAGDAFLSSFALAWKRGLKPSEALDLANQAAAARLGQWAANTFPPLFGQSAEDILAL